One window of the Glycocaulis alkaliphilus genome contains the following:
- a CDS encoding homogentisate 1,2-dioxygenase — protein sequence MARKWIYTSRSEGEASRQAHADLPEHAPYEREMSKEGFFGPAAFLHHKRPPTGWVKFEGPLQPRAFDLTKLNRPDDVPWSSPSVLFNNSCDIRLWKLDKPMSGLARNGDGDQLLFIHTGKGSLFCDFGHLPYEAGDYIILPRATMWRLVPTEATSVLLVEATNTHYTLPDRGLLGPHAIFDPAVLDVPAMDEAYFAQQADEDHEWVVHVKKRGQVSRITYPYNPLDAAGWHGELYPVRLNVRDIRPLMSHRYHVPPSAHTTFLSDRFVICTFAPRPFETDPGALKVPFFHNNNDYDEVLFYHAGDFFSRDGIDAGMMTFHPAGFTHGPHPKALANMFTQKKPATDEYAVMIDTRDPLDVGEGAASVENLDYVHSWKPKQAAE from the coding sequence ATGGCGCGCAAATGGATCTACACCTCCCGCAGCGAGGGCGAGGCGTCCCGGCAGGCCCATGCCGATCTGCCCGAGCATGCGCCCTATGAGCGCGAGATGAGCAAGGAGGGGTTTTTCGGCCCCGCCGCCTTCCTGCATCACAAGCGCCCGCCGACCGGCTGGGTGAAGTTTGAGGGCCCGCTGCAGCCGCGCGCCTTTGATCTGACCAAGCTGAACCGCCCGGACGACGTGCCGTGGTCGAGCCCCTCCGTCCTCTTCAACAATAGCTGCGACATACGCCTGTGGAAGCTGGACAAGCCCATGAGCGGCCTTGCCCGCAATGGCGATGGCGACCAGCTCCTGTTCATCCATACCGGCAAGGGCTCGCTGTTCTGCGATTTCGGCCATCTGCCTTACGAGGCGGGCGATTACATCATCCTGCCGCGCGCGACGATGTGGCGGCTGGTGCCGACCGAAGCGACGTCCGTGCTGCTCGTGGAGGCCACTAACACCCACTACACCCTGCCTGACCGGGGCCTGCTCGGCCCGCATGCGATCTTTGATCCGGCCGTGCTGGATGTGCCTGCCATGGATGAGGCGTATTTCGCCCAGCAGGCCGATGAGGACCATGAATGGGTGGTCCATGTGAAGAAGCGTGGGCAAGTCAGCCGCATCACCTACCCCTATAATCCGCTCGATGCCGCGGGCTGGCATGGCGAGCTTTATCCGGTGCGCCTGAATGTACGTGATATTCGCCCGCTGATGAGCCATCGCTATCACGTGCCGCCGAGCGCCCACACGACCTTCCTGTCGGACCGCTTCGTGATCTGCACGTTTGCGCCGCGCCCCTTCGAGACCGATCCGGGCGCGCTCAAAGTGCCGTTCTTCCACAATAATAACGATTACGACGAGGTGCTGTTCTACCACGCGGGTGATTTCTTCAGCCGCGACGGCATTGATGCGGGCATGATGACCTTCCACCCGGCAGGCTTCACCCACGGCCCGCACCCCAAGGCGCTCGCCAATATGTTCACGCAGAAAAAGCCCGCCACGGACGAATATGCCGTGATGATCGACACCCGCGATCCGCTGGATGTGGGCGAGGGCGCTGCCAGCGTCGAGAATCTCGATTACGTTCACTCATGGAAGCCGAAACAGGCGGCCGAGTAG
- a CDS encoding glycerophosphodiester phosphodiesterase family protein has protein sequence MLHRYRTALLSPVFALMLAACPEPVGEIEIPEPSGVVSEAERRLAKTESAPATLPEPLVAAVAPEGQFIPDVLRCLMEREVTLVSAHRGGVEPGYPEHAIETFANTLSGGPMLLEMDVRRTADGVLVMMHDESLDRTTNGTGNISELTFAELSAFQLVDNEGELTPYRIPSLSEVLSWARGRAFVQLDLKRTVPVEELVEAILANDALSYAMVITYEAEDALRAAAVSDDVVISIQLTDPERLGALTAAGVDPARLIGWAGVQRELDPSVWAHLLEAGIPPVAGTLWHIDSAVLESGDTSIYAGFADAGVAMIASDLHWTVYEALEERQDTAAAFRACTAQ, from the coding sequence ATGCTGCACCGCTACCGCACCGCACTTCTTTCACCGGTATTTGCCCTCATGCTCGCTGCCTGCCCGGAGCCGGTGGGCGAGATCGAGATACCCGAGCCGAGCGGTGTGGTATCGGAGGCCGAGCGGCGCCTGGCTAAAACCGAATCTGCGCCGGCGACCCTGCCCGAACCCCTGGTGGCGGCGGTCGCGCCCGAAGGACAGTTCATCCCCGACGTGCTGCGTTGCCTGATGGAACGTGAGGTGACGCTGGTCAGCGCCCACCGGGGCGGCGTGGAGCCGGGCTATCCGGAACACGCGATCGAAACCTTCGCCAACACGCTTTCGGGCGGGCCCATGCTGCTGGAGATGGATGTCCGGCGTACTGCCGATGGCGTGCTGGTCATGATGCACGATGAGAGCCTGGACCGGACCACGAACGGAACCGGGAATATATCCGAACTGACCTTCGCCGAGCTGTCGGCATTCCAGCTGGTCGATAATGAGGGTGAGCTGACCCCTTATCGTATCCCCAGCCTGTCAGAAGTGCTCAGCTGGGCGCGCGGCCGCGCCTTCGTCCAGCTGGACCTGAAGCGCACCGTGCCGGTGGAGGAGCTGGTGGAGGCGATCCTCGCCAATGACGCCCTCTCCTACGCCATGGTGATTACCTATGAGGCGGAGGACGCGCTGCGCGCCGCAGCCGTGAGCGACGATGTGGTCATTTCCATCCAGCTGACCGATCCCGAACGTCTGGGGGCGCTGACCGCCGCCGGTGTCGATCCGGCCCGCCTCATCGGCTGGGCTGGCGTACAGCGCGAGCTCGACCCGTCTGTCTGGGCTCATTTGCTGGAGGCTGGCATTCCTCCCGTTGCCGGCACGCTGTGGCACATTGACAGCGCAGTGCTGGAGAGCGGCGATACGTCCATCTATGCCGGATTTGCCGATGCGGGCGTGGCCATGATCGCTTCCGACCTGCACTGGACCGTCTATGAGGCGCTGGAAGAGCGCCAGGATACGGCAGCGGCTTTCCGGGCCTGTACGGCGCAATAG
- a CDS encoding isoaspartyl peptidase/L-asparaginase family protein gives MIRALIALFVLALAAPAAQARNASAGELEWSIIIHGGAGVIERGAMDAQTEAAYRAALQAALELGGAMLSGGADGVDVVEAVIRTLEDDPLFNAGRGAVFTAEGRVELDASIMAGNSRAAGAVAGVTGVRHPISLARAVMEHSPHVMLIGDGAEAFAAERGLETAEQSFFFTERRWQGLERQLEGLGLPVPPRPEGAPDPEPIREGALDLMEREHRFGTVDVVVMDTHGVTVAGTSTGGTTAKRWGRVGDTPIIGAGTWADERCGLSATGTGEYFIRFNVAATICHEADRLMIEHGFEAAAQMAADRMMERLEADGGDGGIVMLFVGQPVWAMNTPGMYRASWGERREPYVAIYGDE, from the coding sequence ATGATCCGCGCCCTGATCGCCCTTTTTGTCCTTGCCCTTGCCGCCCCTGCCGCGCAGGCGCGGAACGCAAGCGCGGGCGAGCTGGAATGGTCCATCATCATTCATGGCGGGGCGGGCGTGATCGAACGCGGCGCCATGGACGCTCAAACCGAGGCCGCCTACCGGGCCGCGCTGCAGGCCGCGCTGGAACTGGGCGGCGCCATGCTGTCCGGCGGCGCGGACGGGGTGGATGTGGTCGAGGCGGTGATCCGGACGCTCGAAGACGATCCGCTCTTCAATGCCGGGCGCGGTGCGGTGTTCACCGCCGAGGGCCGTGTGGAGCTGGATGCCTCCATCATGGCGGGTAATTCGCGCGCTGCCGGGGCGGTCGCTGGCGTCACCGGGGTACGCCATCCCATTTCGCTGGCCCGCGCCGTGATGGAGCACAGCCCGCACGTCATGCTGATCGGGGATGGGGCTGAAGCCTTTGCCGCCGAGCGCGGGCTGGAGACAGCAGAGCAGTCCTTCTTCTTCACCGAGCGGCGCTGGCAGGGGCTGGAGCGTCAGCTGGAGGGTCTGGGGCTTCCCGTTCCGCCGCGTCCTGAAGGCGCGCCGGACCCGGAACCGATCCGCGAAGGCGCGCTTGATCTGATGGAGCGCGAGCATCGCTTCGGTACGGTCGACGTGGTGGTGATGGACACTCATGGCGTCACCGTCGCTGGCACGTCGACGGGCGGCACGACCGCCAAGAGATGGGGGCGGGTGGGCGATACGCCGATCATCGGCGCGGGCACCTGGGCCGACGAACGCTGCGGGCTCTCTGCGACCGGTACGGGTGAATACTTCATCCGCTTCAACGTCGCCGCCACGATCTGCCACGAGGCCGACCGGCTGATGATCGAACACGGGTTTGAAGCCGCCGCGCAGATGGCCGCTGACCGCATGATGGAGCGCCTCGAAGCCGATGGCGGGGATGGCGGCATCGTCATGCTGTTTGTCGGCCAGCCGGTCTGGGCGATGAATACGCCGGGCATGTACCGCGCCAGCTGGGGCGAACGCCGCGAGCCTTATGTCGCCATCTATGGTGATGAGTAG
- a CDS encoding NADPH:quinone oxidoreductase family protein, protein MRALICKEFGPYENLEVAEVDAPPLNEGFVQVDVKAAGVNFPDILLVEGKYQAQPPFPFIPGTECAGVVSELGKGASGFKPGDRVIVATMLGGFAEQAVAPAAQVIPIPDVMSFEHAAAFTTIYGTSYHALKQRAKLKPGETVLVLGAAGGVGLATVQLAKAMGAKVIAAASSAEKLEIAREGGADELINYTSEDLKARVREITANKGVDVVYDPVGGDYSEAALRATGWGGRYLVIGFAAGPIPKVPLNLALLNSRDILGVFWGAWAGRNPRENAQNMKELFDLYEAGKIVPHISAAYPLDEFAKAFADIMERRVKGKVILTF, encoded by the coding sequence ATGCGCGCTCTGATCTGCAAGGAATTTGGCCCCTACGAGAATCTGGAAGTGGCGGAAGTGGACGCTCCGCCGCTCAATGAGGGCTTTGTGCAGGTCGATGTGAAGGCAGCAGGCGTCAACTTTCCCGACATCCTTCTGGTCGAGGGCAAGTATCAGGCCCAGCCGCCCTTCCCCTTCATTCCGGGCACGGAGTGCGCCGGCGTGGTCTCCGAGCTTGGCAAGGGTGCGTCAGGCTTCAAGCCGGGCGACCGGGTGATCGTGGCGACCATGCTGGGCGGATTTGCCGAGCAGGCTGTCGCCCCCGCAGCCCAGGTAATTCCGATCCCTGATGTGATGAGCTTTGAGCACGCGGCTGCCTTCACCACGATTTACGGCACGTCCTATCATGCGCTGAAACAGCGCGCGAAGCTGAAACCCGGCGAGACCGTGCTGGTGCTGGGCGCTGCGGGCGGGGTTGGCCTTGCCACCGTGCAGCTGGCCAAGGCAATGGGCGCGAAGGTGATCGCAGCGGCGAGCTCGGCAGAGAAGCTGGAGATTGCGCGCGAAGGCGGGGCCGACGAGCTGATCAATTATACCAGCGAAGACCTTAAAGCCCGCGTGCGCGAGATCACCGCAAACAAGGGCGTGGACGTTGTCTATGACCCTGTGGGCGGGGATTATTCCGAAGCCGCCTTGCGGGCTACGGGCTGGGGCGGGCGCTATCTAGTCATTGGCTTTGCCGCCGGGCCGATCCCCAAAGTGCCGCTCAATCTGGCCCTGCTGAACAGCCGCGACATTCTGGGCGTGTTCTGGGGCGCGTGGGCGGGCCGCAATCCGCGCGAAAACGCGCAGAACATGAAAGAGCTGTTTGATCTCTACGAGGCCGGGAAGATCGTGCCGCACATTTCGGCCGCCTATCCGCTGGACGAATTTGCCAAGGCCTTTGCCGACATCATGGAACGCCGGGTGAAAGGGAAAGTTATCCTCACCTTCTGA